A part of Pseudomonas sp. HR96 genomic DNA contains:
- a CDS encoding tetratricopeptide repeat protein, which yields MNRTGRALALGCLLLLEPLLASAGSNSLLIPSTGRCTLNTPPENLAQAVATCQQAAKSGDAQAQYELGQFYYDGKSTPRDLNQALAYFEQASLQGQADAQYHLGLMFFKGEGVPANNVQAYIVLKMAAVNGAEDALDTADQVSAQMSHQDLEMATQVLGQIFRKYLLELQTADGGRTPFSPLP from the coding sequence ATGAACCGCACCGGCCGCGCCCTTGCCTTGGGCTGCCTGTTGCTCCTTGAGCCACTGCTGGCATCGGCGGGAAGCAATTCGTTGCTGATCCCCTCGACGGGTCGTTGCACCCTCAATACCCCGCCGGAAAACCTCGCACAAGCCGTCGCCACCTGCCAGCAGGCGGCCAAGTCGGGCGACGCGCAGGCGCAATACGAGTTGGGGCAGTTCTACTATGACGGCAAGAGTACCCCCCGGGACCTCAACCAGGCCCTGGCGTACTTCGAGCAGGCCTCGCTGCAAGGCCAGGCTGACGCGCAATATCACCTGGGACTGATGTTCTTCAAGGGCGAAGGCGTACCGGCCAACAACGTCCAGGCGTATATCGTGCTGAAGATGGCAGCAGTCAATGGCGCCGAAGATGCACTGGACACCGCCGACCAGGTGTCGGCGCAGATGTCCCATCAAGACCTGGAGATGGCCACCCAGGTGCTCGGGCAGATCTTTCGCAAGTACCTGCTGGAGCTGCAGACCGCCGACGGCGGCCGCACCCCCTTCTCGCCCTTGCCCTGA
- a CDS encoding acyl-CoA dehydrogenase family protein — protein MHPSQFAETHQVTNQPPPLDGLNLWRADLPLQQWIDRFGGGWARDRIDAYGALAGGPLMAAGFLANRHKPQFHSHDRYGQRIDWVEFHPAWHELMQTAIEHGLPSLPWTDPRAGAHVARAALTYLHFQAEAGSGCPLTMTFASVPALRLQPDLAERWLPKVLATQYDPRNVGMAHKAGVTLGMAMTEKQGGTDVRANTTRAYPVGAAGPGQAYELVGHKWFCSAPMCDAFLTLAQTDKGLSCFLLPRHRPDDSRNEFYIQRLKDKLGNCSNASSEVEFRGALAWMIGEEGRGVPTIIEMVAMTRFDCMIGSSALMRQALTQAAHHCAHRQVGGRPLSEQPLMQNVLADLALESEAALALSVRMARALDHPDNPHEARFARLVTAVGKYWICKRAPAMINEAAECMGGAGYVEDCIVPRLYREAPVNSTWEGSGNVQCLDVLRALSREPGVLDSLFAELGDGHGDALLAAHIEGLKRSFADTDEMQYRARQLTEDIALGLQARLLLEAGDTRVSDAFITSRLGHSGRVYGTLPRGADVEYIVGRSLPVG, from the coding sequence ATGCACCCCAGCCAATTCGCCGAAACCCATCAGGTCACCAATCAGCCACCCCCGCTCGATGGCCTCAACCTGTGGCGTGCCGACCTGCCGTTGCAGCAGTGGATCGACCGCTTCGGCGGTGGCTGGGCCCGCGATCGCATCGACGCCTATGGCGCGCTGGCGGGCGGCCCGCTGATGGCTGCAGGCTTTCTCGCCAACCGTCACAAGCCGCAATTCCATAGTCACGACCGCTACGGCCAGCGCATCGATTGGGTGGAATTTCACCCCGCCTGGCACGAGCTGATGCAGACCGCCATCGAGCACGGCCTGCCGTCGCTGCCCTGGACCGATCCGCGCGCTGGGGCCCATGTGGCCCGGGCGGCCCTGACCTATCTGCATTTCCAGGCCGAAGCCGGCAGCGGCTGCCCGTTGACCATGACCTTCGCCAGCGTGCCGGCCTTGCGCCTGCAGCCGGACCTGGCCGAGCGCTGGCTGCCCAAGGTGCTGGCCACCCAGTACGACCCGCGCAACGTCGGCATGGCACACAAGGCCGGGGTGACGCTGGGCATGGCCATGACCGAGAAGCAGGGCGGCACCGACGTGCGCGCCAACACCACCCGAGCCTATCCGGTAGGTGCAGCGGGGCCGGGCCAGGCTTATGAACTGGTGGGGCACAAGTGGTTCTGCTCGGCGCCGATGTGCGACGCCTTTCTCACCCTGGCGCAGACCGACAAGGGCCTGAGCTGCTTTCTGTTGCCGCGTCACCGGCCTGACGACAGCCGCAACGAGTTCTATATCCAGCGCCTCAAGGACAAGCTCGGCAACTGCTCGAACGCCTCCAGCGAAGTGGAGTTTCGGGGTGCCCTGGCCTGGATGATCGGCGAGGAAGGGCGCGGGGTGCCGACCATCATCGAGATGGTCGCCATGACCCGCTTCGACTGCATGATCGGTTCCAGCGCGCTGATGCGTCAGGCCCTGACCCAGGCGGCGCACCACTGCGCCCACCGCCAGGTCGGCGGGCGGCCATTGAGCGAGCAGCCGCTGATGCAGAACGTGCTGGCCGATCTGGCGCTGGAAAGCGAAGCGGCGCTGGCCCTGAGCGTGCGCATGGCACGCGCCCTGGACCATCCCGACAACCCTCACGAGGCGCGCTTTGCCCGCCTGGTTACGGCGGTGGGCAAATACTGGATCTGCAAGCGCGCCCCGGCCATGATCAACGAGGCCGCCGAATGCATGGGCGGCGCCGGCTACGTGGAGGACTGCATTGTGCCGCGGCTGTACCGCGAAGCGCCGGTCAATTCCACTTGGGAAGGTTCGGGCAACGTCCAGTGCCTGGATGTGCTGCGCGCGCTGTCCAGGGAGCCAGGGGTGCTGGACAGTCTGTTCGCCGAGCTGGGCGATGGCCACGGTGATGCTCTGCTGGCAGCGCATATCGAGGGGCTCAAGCGCTCGTTTGCCGACACCGACGAGATGCAGTACCGCGCTCGCCAATTGACCGAAGACATCGCCTTGGGGCTGCAGGCCAGGCTGTTGCTGGAGGCGGGGGATACGCGCGTCAGTGACGCCTTCATCACCAGCCGGCTGGGGCACAGCGGCCGGGTCTACGGCACCTTGCCACGTGGTGCGGACGTTGAGTATATCGTCGGGCGTTCGCTGCCGGTGGGGTAG
- the ybeY gene encoding rRNA maturation RNase YbeY, with protein MLELDIQRASTLAGPQDNDFRTWCELALRQRSADSEMTIRLVDEAEGRELNHTYRHKDYATNVLSFPADVPDDMLDIPLLGDLVICTQVVEREAREQGKPLDAHWAHLVIHGCLHLLGYDHIDDDEAEEMEALERTLLAELGHRDPYADDETDFPTTAVPTKNDTRDHE; from the coding sequence ATGCTTGAACTGGACATACAACGGGCCAGCACGCTGGCTGGTCCGCAGGACAACGATTTTCGCACCTGGTGTGAATTGGCCTTGCGCCAGCGCAGCGCCGACTCGGAAATGACCATTCGCCTGGTCGACGAAGCCGAAGGCCGCGAGCTCAACCACACCTACCGTCACAAGGACTATGCCACCAACGTGCTGTCCTTTCCGGCCGACGTCCCTGACGATATGCTCGATATCCCGCTGCTGGGCGACCTGGTGATCTGCACCCAGGTGGTCGAGCGCGAGGCGCGCGAACAGGGCAAGCCGCTGGACGCGCATTGGGCGCATCTGGTCATTCACGGTTGTCTGCACTTGCTTGGCTACGATCACATCGACGACGACGAAGCCGAGGAAATGGAAGCACTGGAACGAACGTTGCTTGCCGAGTTGGGTCACAGGGACCCGTACGCCGACGACGAAACCGACTTTCCAACCACCGCCGTTCCAACGAAGAACGACACCAGGGATCACGAGTAA
- the hemL gene encoding glutamate-1-semialdehyde 2,1-aminomutase, whose product MSRSEELFAQAQQHIPGGVNSPVRAFKSVGGTPLFFKHAAGAYVTDEDDKRYVDYVGSWGPMILGHSHPEVIDAVRRQLEHGLSYGAPTAMETEMADLVCSLVPSMEMVRMVSSGTEATMSAIRLARGFTGRDSIIKFEGCYHGHSDSLLVKAGSGALTLGVPSSPGVPAAFAQHTLTLPFNDLAAVAQMLEEVGEEVACIIVEPVAGNMNCVPPAPGFLPGLRSLCDQHGVVLIFDEVMTGFRVALGGAQAYYDVVPDLSTFGKIIGGGMPVGCFGGKRAIMSHIAPLGPVYQAGTLSGNPLAMAAGLTTLKLISRPGFHDELTAFTTRLLDGLQERADAAGIPFVTTQAGGMFGLYFSGADDIVTFDDVMSSDAERFKRFFHLMLEGGVYLAPSAFEAGFTSIAHGEAELKITLDAAERAFAALR is encoded by the coding sequence ATGTCGCGTTCCGAAGAACTGTTTGCCCAAGCCCAGCAACACATCCCCGGGGGGGTCAACTCGCCCGTCCGCGCCTTCAAGAGCGTGGGCGGTACCCCACTGTTCTTCAAGCACGCCGCTGGCGCCTATGTCACCGACGAAGACGACAAACGCTACGTCGACTATGTCGGCTCCTGGGGCCCGATGATTCTCGGCCACAGCCACCCCGAAGTGATCGACGCGGTCCGCCGCCAGCTGGAACACGGGCTGTCCTACGGCGCACCGACCGCCATGGAAACCGAGATGGCCGACCTGGTCTGCTCGCTGGTGCCGTCCATGGAGATGGTGCGCATGGTCAGCTCGGGCACCGAAGCCACCATGAGTGCGATTCGCCTGGCGCGTGGCTTTACCGGCCGCGACAGCATCATCAAGTTCGAAGGCTGCTACCACGGCCACTCCGACAGCCTGCTGGTCAAGGCCGGCTCCGGCGCCCTGACCCTCGGCGTGCCGAGCTCGCCCGGCGTACCGGCGGCGTTCGCCCAGCACACCCTGACCCTGCCGTTCAACGACCTGGCCGCAGTCGCGCAGATGCTCGAGGAAGTCGGCGAGGAAGTCGCGTGCATCATCGTTGAGCCGGTGGCCGGCAACATGAACTGCGTGCCGCCGGCACCCGGCTTCCTGCCTGGCCTGCGCAGCCTGTGCGACCAGCATGGCGTGGTACTGATTTTCGATGAAGTGATGACCGGTTTTCGCGTGGCCCTTGGCGGCGCCCAGGCCTACTACGACGTGGTGCCGGACCTCAGCACCTTCGGCAAGATCATCGGCGGCGGCATGCCGGTGGGCTGCTTCGGCGGCAAACGCGCGATCATGTCGCACATCGCCCCGCTAGGCCCTGTGTACCAGGCCGGCACCTTGTCGGGCAACCCGCTGGCCATGGCCGCCGGCCTGACCACCTTGAAGCTGATCAGCCGTCCGGGCTTCCACGACGAACTGACGGCCTTCACCACCCGCCTGCTCGACGGCCTGCAGGAGCGCGCCGATGCGGCCGGCATTCCGTTCGTGACCACCCAGGCCGGTGGCATGTTTGGCCTGTACTTCAGCGGCGCCGACGACATCGTCACCTTCGACGACGTCATGTCCAGTGACGCGGAGCGCTTCAAGCGTTTCTTCCACCTGATGCTCGAAGGCGGCGTGTACCTGGCGCCGAGCGCCTTCGAAGCGGGCTTCACCTCGATCGCCCACGGCGAAGCGGAGCTGAAGATTACCCTGGATGCGGCAGAGCGGGCGTTTGCAGCATTGAGGTAG
- the thiE gene encoding thiamine phosphate synthase produces MKLRGVYAITDGQLLAGKFLAYVKAALDGGITLLQYRDKSSDEARRLREADTLMKLCEQYKTRLIINDDLELAARLGVGVHLGQTDGPLTPARTLLGRQAIIGSTCHASIDLARQAAQEGASYVAFGAFFASRTKPEAELASFDTLATARQQIKLPICAIGGITLDNAESLIAQGADLLAVVHTLFGAPDTQEVTRRAKALNALFAAA; encoded by the coding sequence ATGAAATTACGTGGCGTGTATGCCATCACCGATGGCCAGCTGCTGGCCGGCAAATTCCTTGCCTATGTCAAGGCGGCGCTGGATGGCGGCATCACCCTGCTGCAGTACCGCGACAAGAGCAGCGACGAAGCGCGGCGCCTGCGTGAAGCCGACACCCTGATGAAACTGTGCGAACAGTACAAGACCCGTCTGATCATCAACGACGACCTCGAACTCGCCGCCCGCCTGGGCGTCGGCGTGCACCTGGGCCAGACCGACGGCCCGCTGACCCCGGCGCGGACCCTGCTCGGCCGCCAGGCCATCATCGGCTCGACCTGCCACGCCAGCATCGATCTGGCCAGGCAGGCGGCACAGGAAGGGGCCAGCTACGTGGCCTTCGGCGCCTTCTTCGCCTCGCGCACCAAGCCCGAAGCCGAATTGGCCTCCTTCGACACCCTGGCCACCGCCCGCCAGCAGATCAAACTGCCGATCTGCGCGATCGGCGGCATCACCCTCGACAACGCCGAATCGCTCATCGCCCAGGGGGCGGACCTGCTCGCAGTGGTCCACACCCTGTTCGGCGCCCCCGACACCCAGGAAGTCACTCGCCGCGCCAAGGCCCTGAACGCCTTGTTCGCCGCCGCCTGA
- a CDS encoding hydroxymethylpyrimidine/phosphomethylpyrimidine kinase: MNIYSSRPVVLCLSGHDPSGGAGLQADIEALLAQGCHAAPTVTALTVQNTVNVSDFRVLDREWILAQANAVLGDSPVAAVKLGMLGSIDMVDTVVELLSAHAHLPIVCDPVLRAGGGGSLGKDEVGYAMRERLLPLALIATPNLPEARILAELPDGTPDQCAEVLLRHCRNLLITGGHGDEQQVHNRLYSRDAAPSSWTCERLPGSYHGSGCTLASALAGRLALGEGLQSAVKSALDYTWRTLRDAERLGQGQYVPRRLPLDFCS; the protein is encoded by the coding sequence ATGAATATCTATAGCTCTCGCCCCGTTGTCCTTTGCCTCTCCGGCCACGACCCCAGTGGTGGCGCCGGCTTGCAGGCCGATATCGAAGCCCTGTTGGCGCAGGGTTGTCACGCCGCTCCCACGGTCACCGCGCTGACCGTGCAGAATACGGTGAATGTCAGCGACTTCCGCGTGCTCGACCGCGAGTGGATCCTGGCTCAGGCCAATGCCGTGCTCGGCGACTCGCCGGTGGCGGCGGTCAAGCTGGGCATGCTCGGCTCCATCGACATGGTCGACACCGTGGTCGAACTGCTGAGCGCCCACGCCCATCTGCCCATCGTCTGCGACCCGGTACTGCGCGCCGGCGGCGGCGGCAGCCTGGGCAAGGACGAGGTCGGCTACGCCATGCGCGAGCGCCTGCTGCCACTGGCACTGATCGCCACGCCGAATCTGCCCGAAGCACGCATCCTCGCCGAGCTGCCCGATGGCACGCCCGACCAGTGCGCTGAAGTGCTGCTGCGCCACTGCCGCAACCTGTTGATCACCGGCGGCCATGGCGACGAGCAACAGGTGCACAACCGCCTGTACAGCCGCGATGCAGCGCCGTCGAGCTGGACCTGCGAGCGCCTGCCGGGCAGCTATCATGGTTCCGGCTGCACCCTGGCCAGCGCCCTGGCCGGCCGCCTGGCACTCGGCGAAGGCCTGCAGAGCGCGGTCAAGTCGGCCCTGGACTACACCTGGCGCACCCTGCGCGACGCCGAGCGGCTGGGCCAGGGCCAGTACGTGCCGCGTCGACTGCCGCTGGATTTCTGCTCATAG
- a CDS encoding hybrid sensor histidine kinase/response regulator: MRYLLILLVAWLPLLCCAVDFDESTQSLPLGRVMQVFEDVDGTATIDDVSGHGALVERFQRHGADVLNAGYSTSAFWLKVDLHYAAADPAAQRRSWLLELAYPPMDNIELYEAGADGTFRLTQKTGDALPYSVRQIKQNNYVFDLPFQPGEQKTVYLRLQSQGSVQAPLTLWSTTAYMEEQPTRIYVLGAIYGVLLGMVVYNLFIFISVRDRSYLFYILYIASFGLYQLSVNGAAVEFLWPQSPWWANASTPFLIGAAALFGCQFSRSFLQTADHSRGMDRLLFALMLCGTVVMVLSLASSYALALRLATVLALAFTVVIFTAGILAWRRGLRQARYFIIAWSAFLLGGIVNTLMVLGHLPNVFLTMYASQLGSALEVMLLSLALADRINTMRDQQSRILLEAGHKLEVLNQQLANSNRLKDEFLATVTHELRTPMNGVIGSLELMQTVPMVSELEQYQQTAAGSARDMMRMVDDILILTELQAGKLYPQHEPFSLQVLLDSMQMQFARPAQSKGLAFSVQMDPSLPERLQGDSKKLALCLNCLLDNAFKFTRQGSVRLELENQGVQGDSVQLCFRVSDSGIGFSHLDENTLYQRFYQVDGSMTREHGGLGIGLAICRQLAELMDGRLQHFSTKGQGSTFELTVRLGLVEAHPLPARSVTGLARPAGYSARRSAQECTLLLVDDNSVNQLVLRGMLLKLGYRVRTAEDGLTALELLQAERFDAVVLDCQMPLTDAFATCRRLRDLPGHSHIPVLAIISGQQRGERERCMEAGMTECIARPVRFEDLQRLLHGWLLARAAGESV; the protein is encoded by the coding sequence ATGCGCTATTTGCTGATCCTTCTGGTGGCCTGGCTGCCCTTGCTGTGCTGCGCGGTCGATTTCGACGAATCCACTCAGAGCCTGCCCCTGGGCCGCGTGATGCAGGTGTTCGAAGACGTCGACGGCACGGCCACCATCGACGACGTCAGTGGCCATGGCGCCCTCGTCGAGCGCTTCCAGCGCCATGGCGCCGATGTGCTCAATGCCGGCTACTCGACCTCGGCCTTCTGGCTCAAGGTCGACCTGCACTACGCCGCTGCCGATCCCGCCGCGCAGCGCCGCAGCTGGCTGCTGGAGCTGGCGTACCCGCCGATGGACAACATCGAACTGTACGAGGCCGGTGCCGACGGCACCTTTCGCCTGACCCAGAAAACCGGCGATGCGTTGCCCTATTCGGTGCGCCAGATCAAGCAGAACAACTATGTCTTCGACCTGCCATTCCAGCCGGGCGAGCAGAAGACTGTCTACCTGCGCCTGCAGAGTCAGGGCTCGGTGCAGGCGCCGCTGACGCTGTGGTCGACCACCGCTTACATGGAAGAGCAGCCCACGCGCATCTATGTGCTTGGGGCCATCTACGGCGTGCTGCTGGGCATGGTGGTGTACAACCTGTTCATCTTCATCAGCGTGCGCGACCGCAGCTACCTGTTCTACATCCTTTATATCGCCTCGTTCGGTCTGTACCAGCTCTCGGTCAATGGCGCGGCGGTGGAGTTCCTCTGGCCGCAGAGCCCCTGGTGGGCGAATGCCTCGACGCCGTTCCTGATCGGCGCGGCGGCGCTGTTCGGTTGCCAGTTCTCCCGCAGCTTCCTGCAGACGGCCGACCACAGTCGCGGCATGGACCGTCTGCTGTTCGCCTTGATGCTCTGCGGCACGGTGGTGATGGTGCTGTCGCTGGCCTCCAGCTACGCCCTGGCGTTGCGCCTGGCCACCGTGCTGGCACTGGCGTTCACCGTGGTCATCTTCACTGCCGGGATCCTCGCCTGGCGCCGCGGTCTGCGCCAGGCGCGCTATTTCATCATCGCCTGGAGCGCCTTCCTGCTCGGCGGCATCGTCAACACGCTGATGGTGCTCGGCCACCTGCCCAACGTTTTCCTGACCATGTACGCCAGCCAGCTGGGCTCGGCGCTGGAGGTCATGCTGCTGTCGCTGGCGCTGGCCGATCGCATCAACACCATGCGCGACCAGCAATCGCGGATTCTGCTGGAGGCGGGGCACAAGCTCGAGGTACTCAACCAGCAACTGGCCAACAGCAACCGCCTCAAGGATGAATTCCTGGCCACCGTGACCCACGAGCTGCGCACGCCAATGAACGGCGTCATCGGCTCGCTCGAACTGATGCAGACGGTGCCCATGGTCTCCGAGCTTGAGCAATACCAGCAGACGGCGGCGGGCTCGGCGCGGGACATGATGCGCATGGTCGACGACATCCTGATCCTCACCGAGCTGCAGGCGGGCAAGCTGTACCCCCAGCACGAGCCGTTCAGCCTGCAGGTGCTGCTTGACAGCATGCAGATGCAGTTCGCCAGGCCGGCCCAGAGCAAGGGCCTGGCCTTCAGCGTGCAGATGGACCCGAGCCTGCCGGAACGCCTGCAGGGCGACTCGAAGAAGCTCGCCCTGTGCCTCAACTGTCTGCTGGACAACGCCTTCAAGTTCACCCGCCAGGGCTCGGTGCGCCTGGAGCTGGAAAACCAGGGCGTGCAGGGCGACAGCGTGCAGCTGTGCTTCCGGGTGAGTGACAGCGGTATCGGTTTCAGCCACCTGGACGAGAACACCCTGTACCAGCGCTTCTACCAGGTGGACGGCTCCATGACCCGCGAGCACGGCGGCCTGGGCATCGGCCTGGCGATCTGCCGGCAGTTGGCCGAACTGATGGACGGGCGTCTGCAGCATTTCTCCACGAAGGGGCAGGGCAGCACGTTCGAGCTGACGGTGCGCCTGGGCTTGGTCGAAGCGCATCCGCTGCCCGCGCGCAGCGTCACCGGCCTGGCCCGGCCCGCCGGCTACAGTGCGCGCCGCTCGGCCCAGGAGTGCACCCTGTTGCTGGTGGACGACAACAGCGTCAACCAGCTGGTCCTGCGCGGCATGCTGCTCAAGCTGGGTTACCGGGTGCGCACGGCCGAGGATGGCCTGACCGCGCTGGAGCTGCTGCAGGCCGAGCGTTTCGACGCCGTGGTGCTCGACTGCCAGATGCCGCTGACCGACGCCTTCGCCACTTGTCGGCGCCTGCGTGACCTGCCCGGCCATAGTCATATCCCGGTGCTGGCGATCATCAGCGGCCAGCAGCGCGGCGAGCGCGAGCGCTGCATGGAGGCTGGCATGACCGAATGCATCGCGCGCCCGGTGCGCTTCGAAGACCTGCAGCGGCTGCTGCATGGCTGGCTGCTGGCGAGGGCGGCAGGCGAGAGCGTCTGA
- the miaB gene encoding tRNA (N6-isopentenyl adenosine(37)-C2)-methylthiotransferase MiaB, with the protein MAKKLYIETHGCQMNEYDSSRMVDLLGEHQALEVTARAEDADVILLNTCSIRERAQDRVYSQLGRWRELKLANPEMVIAVGGCVASQEGAAIRDRAPYVDVVFGPQTLHRLPEMIDAARTTRLPQVDISFPEIEKFDHLPEPRIDGPTAYVSVMEGCSKYCTFCVVPYTRGEEVSRPFNDVMAEITHLADHGVREVTLLGQNVNGYRGTTDSDHVADLAELIRAVATVDGIERIRYTTSHPLEFSDSLILAHAEVPQLVKHLHLPVQSGSDRVLAAMKRNHTVLEYKSRLRKLKAAVPDICISSDFIVGFPGETEKDFEQTMKLVADVGFDFSYSFVYSQRPGTPAADLGDDTPEALKKQRLDALQHRLNQQGFEISRQMVGSTQRILVTDYSRKDPGQLQGRTENNRIVNFSTDNPKLIGQFVDVYIAEARPHSLRGTLVQ; encoded by the coding sequence ATGGCCAAGAAGCTTTATATTGAAACCCACGGTTGCCAGATGAACGAGTACGACAGCTCGCGCATGGTCGACCTGCTGGGCGAACATCAAGCCCTGGAGGTCACGGCCCGCGCCGAAGACGCCGACGTGATCCTGCTCAACACCTGCTCCATTCGCGAGCGCGCGCAGGACCGGGTGTACTCCCAGCTGGGTCGCTGGCGCGAACTGAAGCTGGCCAATCCTGAAATGGTCATCGCCGTCGGCGGCTGCGTGGCCAGCCAGGAAGGCGCGGCGATTCGCGATCGCGCACCCTACGTGGACGTGGTGTTCGGCCCGCAGACCCTGCACCGCCTGCCGGAAATGATCGACGCCGCGCGCACCACCCGGCTGCCGCAGGTGGACATCTCGTTTCCCGAGATCGAGAAATTCGACCACCTGCCCGAGCCGCGCATCGACGGCCCGACCGCCTACGTGTCGGTGATGGAAGGCTGCAGCAAATACTGCACCTTCTGCGTGGTGCCCTACACCCGGGGCGAAGAGGTCAGCCGGCCGTTCAACGACGTCATGGCCGAGATCACCCACCTGGCCGACCACGGCGTGCGCGAAGTTACCCTGCTGGGGCAGAACGTCAACGGCTACCGTGGCACCACCGACAGCGACCACGTCGCCGACCTGGCTGAGCTGATTCGCGCGGTGGCCACGGTCGATGGCATCGAGCGCATCCGCTACACCACCTCGCACCCGCTGGAGTTTTCCGACAGCCTGATTCTGGCCCACGCCGAGGTGCCGCAGCTGGTCAAGCACCTGCACCTGCCGGTGCAGTCGGGCTCGGATCGCGTACTGGCGGCGATGAAACGCAACCACACCGTGCTCGAATACAAGTCACGCCTGCGCAAGCTCAAGGCGGCGGTGCCGGACATCTGCATCAGTTCGGACTTCATCGTCGGCTTCCCCGGCGAAACCGAGAAAGACTTCGAGCAGACCATGAAACTGGTGGCCGACGTCGGCTTCGACTTCTCCTACTCGTTCGTCTATAGCCAGCGCCCCGGCACCCCGGCGGCGGACCTTGGCGACGACACCCCCGAAGCCTTGAAAAAGCAGCGCCTGGATGCCTTGCAGCACCGCCTCAACCAGCAGGGCTTCGAGATCAGCCGACAGATGGTCGGCAGCACCCAGCGCATACTCGTCACTGACTATTCGCGCAAGGATCCGGGCCAGCTGCAGGGGCGCACCGAGAACAACCGCATCGTCAATTTCAGCACCGACAACCCCAAGCTGATCGGCCAGTTCGTCGACGTCTACATCGCCGAAGCGCGGCCGCATTCGCTGCGCGGAACGCTGGTGCAATAA
- a CDS encoding PhoH family protein, which translates to MNAPIEPHHFILEPFEARRFANLCGQFDEHLRLIEQRMDIEIRNRGNQFELIGEPAHTQSAEQLLRRLYRETKATELSPDMVHLFLQESAVEELSNPASTEVPVALRTRKGMIRPRGLNQQRYVKEILGNDINFGIGPAGTGKTYLAVACAVDALEREQVRRILLVRPAVEAGEKLGFLPGDLAQKIDPYLRPLYDALYEMLGFEHVAKLIERQVIEIAPLAYMRGRTLNNSFIILDESQNTTVEQMKMFLTRIGFGSTAVITGDITQVDLPKGTKSGLAHVIEVLDGVPGISFTHFKPKDVVRHPLVQRIVEAYERFEARKPAAAEGRRGDA; encoded by the coding sequence TTGAACGCACCCATAGAACCACATCATTTCATCCTCGAACCCTTCGAGGCCCGCCGCTTCGCCAACCTGTGCGGACAATTCGACGAGCACCTGCGCTTGATCGAACAGCGCATGGACATCGAGATCCGCAACCGCGGCAATCAATTCGAGCTCATCGGCGAACCGGCCCACACCCAATCCGCCGAGCAGCTGCTGCGTCGCCTGTACCGTGAGACCAAGGCCACCGAACTGTCGCCAGACATGGTGCACCTGTTTCTCCAGGAGTCGGCGGTCGAGGAATTGTCCAACCCGGCCTCCACCGAAGTGCCGGTAGCGCTGCGTACCCGCAAGGGCATGATTCGCCCGCGCGGCCTGAACCAGCAGCGCTACGTCAAGGAAATCCTCGGCAACGACATCAACTTCGGCATCGGCCCGGCCGGCACCGGCAAGACCTACCTGGCCGTCGCCTGCGCGGTGGATGCGCTGGAGCGCGAGCAGGTGCGACGCATCCTGCTGGTGCGTCCGGCGGTCGAAGCCGGCGAAAAGCTCGGCTTCCTGCCCGGCGACCTGGCGCAGAAGATCGACCCGTACCTGCGCCCGCTGTATGACGCGCTGTACGAGATGCTCGGCTTCGAGCACGTGGCCAAGCTGATCGAGCGACAGGTCATCGAGATCGCCCCGCTCGCCTACATGCGCGGACGCACGCTGAACAACAGCTTCATCATTCTCGACGAAAGCCAGAACACCACCGTCGAGCAGATGAAGATGTTCCTGACCCGTATCGGCTTCGGCTCCACCGCCGTGATCACCGGCGACATCACCCAGGTCGACCTGCCCAAGGGCACCAAGTCGGGCCTGGCGCATGTCATCGAAGTGCTCGACGGCGTACCGGGCATCAGCTTCACCCACTTCAAGCCCAAGGACGTGGTGCGCCACCCGCTGGTGCAGCGTATCGTCGAGGCCTACGAGCGCTTCGAGGCGCGCAAGCCGGCAGCGGCCGAGGGTCGACGCGGCGATGCTTGA
- a CDS encoding DUF1820 family protein — translation MTKREAPIYKVIFLNQGQVFEMYAKQIYQSDLWGFLEVEEFVFGERTQVVVDPSEEKLKAQFEGVVRSFVPMHSIVRIDEVERLGTPKISEARGVSNVMPFPMPMPDK, via the coding sequence ATGACCAAACGCGAAGCTCCCATTTACAAAGTAATCTTCCTCAACCAGGGGCAGGTGTTCGAGATGTACGCCAAGCAGATCTACCAGAGCGACCTGTGGGGGTTTCTCGAAGTGGAGGAATTCGTCTTTGGTGAGCGCACCCAGGTGGTCGTCGATCCCAGCGAGGAGAAGCTCAAGGCGCAGTTCGAGGGCGTGGTGCGCAGCTTCGTGCCGATGCATTCGATCGTGCGCATCGACGAGGTCGAGCGCCTGGGCACTCCGAAGATCAGCGAGGCGCGCGGCGTCAGCAACGTGATGCCGTTCCCGATGCCGATGCCGGACAAATAG